The following coding sequences lie in one Thermoanaerobaculia bacterium genomic window:
- a CDS encoding Rrf2 family transcriptional regulator, with amino-acid sequence MLQLSKATDYALLFLTNLARQPDRQWNVREASESLNISRRFLANIVHQLARNEIVKTTKGAGGGVTLRKETRGITLWDIVQIFEGPLNLVSCAERSHVCDHVQDCDAHIYWSDLKEQMVNSLSRTTLYDLGGHS; translated from the coding sequence ATGCTGCAACTGTCGAAGGCAACCGACTACGCTCTTCTCTTCCTTACAAACCTTGCGCGGCAACCCGACCGCCAGTGGAACGTTCGTGAGGCATCAGAATCGCTGAACATATCCCGTCGTTTTCTGGCCAACATCGTGCATCAGCTCGCGAGGAACGAGATCGTGAAAACCACAAAGGGAGCCGGGGGAGGTGTGACCCTGAGAAAAGAAACCCGGGGCATCACTCTGTGGGATATCGTCCAGATCTTTGAGGGACCGCTCAACCTCGTCAGCTGTGCAGAGCGTTCTCACGTTTGTGACCATGTTCAGGACTGCGATGCCCATATCTACTGGTCAGACCTGAAAGAGCAGATGGTAAACAGCCTTTCCCGAACAACTTTATATGATCTAGGAGGACATTCATGA
- a CDS encoding Stp1/IreP family PP2C-type Ser/Thr phosphatase, which produces MGLPYDVTFAGHTDVGKKRGHNEDSLIYDADHAFALVADGMGGHQAGEVASNLIVDIFTKGLDEFEDLDPGKRLMALIERSNDIIYRDSQESTARQGMGSTITCLLLSNRGYHVVNVGDSRTYLLRQGELIQITDDHSFVQLQVQMGLLSKEDSRHSKLRHILTRSIGGQPTIEADLFEGSVASGDLFLLCTDGFHQGFSDEEIEDLLNENHNDLESFAESLVHSANERDGSDNISVILAKIR; this is translated from the coding sequence ATGGGACTACCCTACGACGTAACCTTCGCCGGTCACACCGATGTCGGCAAAAAACGAGGACATAACGAAGACAGTCTCATTTATGACGCCGACCATGCCTTTGCCCTCGTTGCAGATGGGATGGGCGGACACCAGGCGGGAGAGGTTGCCTCCAATCTTATCGTGGACATCTTCACCAAAGGTCTCGATGAGTTCGAGGATCTCGACCCCGGGAAGCGTCTCATGGCATTGATCGAACGGTCAAACGATATCATTTACAGAGACAGTCAGGAAAGCACAGCCAGGCAGGGAATGGGTTCGACAATAACCTGCCTTCTCCTTTCCAATCGTGGGTATCACGTTGTCAACGTAGGAGATTCGCGCACCTACCTCCTTCGCCAGGGAGAATTGATTCAGATTACCGACGACCATTCGTTTGTTCAGCTCCAGGTTCAGATGGGCCTTCTGTCAAAGGAAGATTCACGGCATTCAAAGTTGCGTCATATCCTGACCCGTTCCATCGGCGGTCAGCCCACCATTGAAGCCGATCTTTTTGAAGGCAGTGTCGCTTCCGGTGATCTCTTTCTTCTCTGTACGGACGGATTTCATCAGGGATTCAGTGACGAAGAAATTGAAGACCTCCTGAATGAAAACCACAACGACCTTGAATCCTTTGCTGAGTCCCTGGTCCATAGTGCCAATGAACGGGACGGTTCGGACAATATTTCCGTCATTCTTGCAAAAATTCGATAA
- a CDS encoding CBS domain-containing protein translates to MRLVTTHRNADFDAFGAMVGLRLLDPAVVFHFPGGQEVALRSFLKAGLYSYPEIKTGNLQTAELEKVYLVDTVEYAGLEGVFERILQERVPLTIIDHHDEPGSWLEDHPHERIYRRRGSTCTILTELLAEQNMAIPSLEATLLLMGIHEDTGHMLFPETTPEDVRAVDLLLQSGADLSLVKRFAHRELTPHQLRLLNGLASNARTYTMRGHRVTLASLNLEAFEEDLAYVVHKYVDLFQESVFIGLFNEGGKIFLIGRSRHPDVDISAILSSFSGGGHGAAAAGVVRGRTIVEVREDLLRVLQESLPPRLTARSAMSPHIYGIRKEQQVQEALNRLNELRINAMPVFEEEEICGSVTRQLVDAAIHHGLGGVPVDEIMLGNPPVVSPDELLEDVAETMRRSGIRFVVVREDGTYQGLVTRMDVYRHLLPVAPDILRHLEDRFARLAPNRSSVIRILDRQLRPEALDLLKVIGQTAEEMSMKAYLVGGVVRDLLLGIEDEDVDIVVEGDGIAFSGVLAKRLGARVHTHDTFLTAKIMLDTGRTIDIATARSEYYRAPAALPDVQASVLRQDLYRRDFTINTLTLALNPEDFGHLIDFFGGYQDLKSQHIRILHSLSFIEDPTRCFRAVQLCVRLGFKLASDTEKLILLAAQRDIFDQLSGNRLWEELREIFLLPGVDRAMDMMERLNLVKVIHPDAQVGKHFRQKLAGVREVLSWSAIEKLDPPSPEILILFILLENVKEWHLARVAARLDLRGRMAGVIADHRRISRQLEDALTGSLSPSGIYILMEHVDDYYIYHTMAGTGHGEVRERIRTFLTTLRKVSLSIRGRDLIELGLSPGPMVGRVLRETLLAKLDGHLKTREEECDYALRLARV, encoded by the coding sequence GTGAGACTGGTCACGACTCATCGGAATGCCGATTTTGATGCCTTCGGGGCCATGGTGGGACTCCGTCTTCTTGATCCTGCCGTGGTTTTTCATTTCCCGGGAGGGCAGGAAGTGGCTCTTCGGTCCTTCTTAAAGGCCGGTCTTTATTCGTATCCGGAGATAAAAACAGGAAACCTTCAAACGGCTGAACTGGAAAAGGTCTACCTTGTCGACACCGTTGAATATGCCGGTCTGGAAGGTGTCTTTGAGCGCATTCTCCAGGAGAGGGTTCCCCTGACCATCATCGATCATCACGATGAGCCCGGATCCTGGCTTGAGGACCATCCCCACGAGAGAATCTACCGTCGGCGCGGAAGTACATGCACGATCCTGACGGAACTTCTCGCTGAACAGAACATGGCCATCCCTTCCCTCGAGGCGACGCTCCTCCTGATGGGGATTCATGAGGACACGGGTCATATGCTCTTTCCGGAAACAACACCGGAGGATGTTCGGGCGGTGGATCTGCTTCTTCAATCCGGAGCCGATCTTTCCCTTGTGAAACGCTTTGCCCATCGGGAGCTGACCCCCCATCAGCTTCGCCTGCTCAACGGACTGGCCTCGAATGCGAGGACCTACACCATGCGGGGGCATCGGGTGACGCTGGCATCCCTGAACCTCGAGGCCTTTGAGGAAGATCTGGCCTATGTGGTTCACAAGTATGTCGATCTTTTTCAGGAGTCGGTTTTCATCGGCCTCTTTAACGAAGGGGGAAAGATTTTCCTGATCGGCCGGTCCCGCCACCCGGATGTGGACATTTCCGCCATCCTTTCATCCTTCTCCGGGGGGGGGCATGGTGCGGCTGCCGCGGGTGTGGTTCGAGGAAGGACCATCGTTGAAGTGCGGGAAGATCTGCTTCGTGTCCTGCAGGAATCTCTCCCGCCAAGACTCACAGCCCGGAGCGCCATGTCTCCGCATATTTACGGAATAAGGAAGGAACAGCAGGTTCAGGAGGCGCTGAACCGGCTGAATGAACTCAGGATCAACGCCATGCCGGTTTTTGAAGAAGAGGAGATCTGCGGTTCTGTAACCCGACAGCTTGTGGATGCCGCCATTCATCACGGTCTGGGCGGGGTCCCTGTGGATGAGATCATGCTGGGGAACCCTCCTGTGGTTTCACCGGATGAGCTTCTGGAAGACGTTGCAGAAACGATGAGGCGAAGCGGAATTCGATTTGTCGTAGTGCGGGAAGATGGAACTTATCAAGGTCTTGTTACCCGCATGGATGTCTATCGACATCTTCTTCCCGTGGCGCCGGATATTCTCCGCCATCTTGAAGACCGGTTTGCCCGGCTGGCTCCCAACCGTAGCTCTGTAATCCGGATCCTGGATCGTCAGCTTCGTCCGGAGGCGCTGGATCTCCTGAAAGTCATCGGGCAGACGGCGGAAGAGATGTCCATGAAAGCGTACCTTGTGGGCGGTGTCGTCCGGGATCTGCTGCTGGGAATTGAAGATGAAGATGTGGACATCGTTGTGGAAGGCGACGGAATCGCGTTTTCCGGAGTCCTGGCCAAACGTCTGGGTGCCCGGGTCCACACCCACGATACATTTCTGACCGCAAAAATCATGCTCGACACGGGCCGAACCATCGATATCGCCACGGCGCGTTCGGAATACTACCGGGCGCCGGCAGCCCTTCCGGATGTTCAGGCGAGCGTCCTGAGGCAGGACCTCTACCGCCGCGATTTCACCATCAATACCCTCACCCTGGCTCTCAACCCGGAAGATTTCGGTCATCTCATCGACTTTTTTGGCGGATATCAGGATCTGAAGAGTCAACACATCCGAATTCTTCACAGTCTCAGCTTTATCGAGGACCCGACGCGATGTTTCAGGGCGGTACAGCTCTGTGTCCGCCTGGGCTTCAAGCTCGCCTCGGACACGGAAAAGCTCATACTCCTTGCCGCGCAGAGAGATATTTTTGACCAGCTCAGCGGGAACCGCCTGTGGGAAGAGCTGAGGGAGATCTTTCTCCTTCCCGGAGTTGATCGGGCCATGGATATGATGGAACGGCTGAACCTTGTCAAGGTGATTCACCCGGACGCACAGGTCGGGAAACATTTCCGGCAGAAACTGGCAGGAGTTCGGGAAGTTCTATCCTGGTCCGCCATTGAAAAGCTGGACCCGCCTTCTCCGGAAATTCTTATCCTCTTCATTCTGCTGGAAAATGTGAAGGAATGGCATCTTGCACGTGTGGCCGCACGGCTGGACCTTCGAGGCCGGATGGCCGGGGTGATCGCAGATCATCGGCGGATTTCCCGGCAGCTGGAGGATGCATTGACGGGATCACTCTCCCCATCCGGTATCTATATCCTCATGGAACATGTTGATGATTATTACATCTACCATACGATGGCCGGGACCGGGCACGGGGAGGTTCGAGAGCGTATTCGCACCTTTCTTACCACCCTGAGGAAGGTTTCTCTTTCCATTCGGGGTCGCGATCTTATCGAGCTGGGGTTGTCGCCAGGTCCCATGGTTGGACGGGTACTCAGGGAAACCCTGCTGGCCAAGCTGGACGGACATTTAAAAACCCGGGAGGAAGAATGTGATTACGCTCTTCGCCTTGCTCGCGTTTAG
- the rsmD gene encoding 16S rRNA (guanine(966)-N(2))-methyltransferase RsmD, whose amino-acid sequence MRILGGTLRGRTIHLPRKTEVRPTTGRAREGFFSHIQNELPGASFLDVFAGSGLMGIEALSRGARSVTFIERDGNVLQALQGNLAALHLTAEIVSGDAMKILPQLHDRGKCFTIAYADPPYGFTRYDELYDLLVSLVPEGEIAIEAVKPHPLSVAGDRILTYGQTIIACFYRPT is encoded by the coding sequence ATGCGGATTCTGGGCGGGACGCTTCGAGGTAGAACCATTCACCTGCCCCGGAAGACGGAGGTGCGTCCAACCACAGGGAGGGCGCGGGAAGGCTTTTTTTCCCATATCCAGAACGAGCTTCCCGGAGCCTCCTTTCTGGATGTCTTTGCCGGAAGCGGGTTGATGGGCATCGAGGCTCTGAGCCGGGGAGCCCGATCGGTTACCTTTATTGAAAGAGATGGTAACGTTCTGCAAGCTCTTCAAGGCAACCTTGCCGCTCTTCATCTGACAGCTGAGATCGTGAGTGGGGACGCCATGAAGATCCTGCCTCAGCTTCATGACAGGGGGAAATGCTTCACCATTGCCTATGCAGATCCTCCGTACGGATTTACCCGGTACGATGAACTCTACGATCTTCTTGTCAGCCTTGTTCCGGAGGGGGAGATTGCCATCGAAGCGGTAAAACCCCATCCACTATCCGTTGCCGGGGATCGTATCCTTACCTATGGGCAAACCATCATCGCCTGTTTCTACCGGCCAACCTGA
- the hypB gene encoding hydrogenase nickel incorporation protein HypB — protein MNETVVDVQKRVLSDNDRIAEELRQSFSDRGILVANLISSPGSGKTTLLESSIPSLVQRCRVAVLEGDIETERDADRLRSMGVPAYQILTGGACHLDARQIARALSDADLGQPDLLFIENVGNLICPTSYDLGEDFKVALLSVTEGDDKPFKYPAIFSAANVTVITKSDLLAHVRFDLEAVKRQIRTLRPDGSIFLTSSTGGIGIDSWVDYLLQCLETKRTGS, from the coding sequence ATGAATGAAACCGTTGTGGATGTTCAGAAGCGAGTCTTGAGTGACAATGACCGAATAGCTGAGGAGCTCCGGCAAAGTTTTTCTGACCGCGGTATTCTGGTCGCAAACCTGATCTCGTCACCCGGATCGGGAAAAACGACGCTTCTTGAATCTTCCATTCCCTCCCTGGTTCAACGATGCCGGGTGGCCGTTCTGGAAGGTGACATTGAAACGGAAAGGGATGCGGATCGATTGCGGAGCATGGGTGTGCCCGCCTATCAGATCCTCACGGGAGGAGCCTGTCACCTTGATGCCCGCCAGATTGCCCGTGCCCTTTCGGATGCCGATCTGGGACAACCCGATCTTCTCTTCATTGAGAATGTTGGAAATCTCATCTGCCCGACCTCCTATGACCTGGGGGAAGATTTTAAAGTAGCGCTTCTATCGGTGACGGAGGGAGATGATAAGCCCTTCAAGTATCCGGCGATCTTTTCGGCCGCCAACGTTACCGTCATTACGAAAAGTGATCTCTTAGCCCATGTCCGCTTTGATCTTGAGGCGGTGAAGAGGCAGATCCGGACATTGCGGCCCGATGGATCGATCTTTCTCACATCCTCCACGGGGGGGATCGGGATCGATTCATGGGTGGACTATCTTCTCCAGTGCCTGGAGACCAAGAGGACCGGATCCTGA
- the hypF gene encoding carbamoyltransferase HypF, with protein sequence MGGLSSPVPGDQEDRILNRSRVRKRLTCTGLVQGVGFRPLVHRLAIERGLTGSVWNDPDGAAIEIEGSEEQVRSFLDALPVSLPALARLDHLEIRNLPPKGGAGFRVDMSRVGQRKRALLPPDAALCPACDTEMSDPEDRRYRYPFTTCTECGPRYTLVHALPYDRSRTSMACFPLCEACEMEYSTVSDRRFHAEPIACPVCGPRLWLVDSGGGLITREHVVDRARKMLAEGSILAVKGLGGFQLACRADRNQPVRRLRTLKNRLTRPFALMGRSIDVLKTLVSLSNEGETLLRSPRSPILLAPVRSGSSVVSEIAPGLKDLGVMIPTTPLHRELFRDAPYEVLVMTSGNLSEEPICRGNREAIDRLGPLSDALLLHDRDIVRRVDDSVLRQIDEGPVMIRRSRGWVPDPLPLPLSLKEPVLALGGHLQVTACIGIGDQAFLTQHIGDLDTPAARAFLEEAVEDLESFLEVRPKVIVTDIHPDYPTTWLGEKMADSRGGRVMRVQHHLAHAFSLMGEEGRIPGADEKQLSILLDGTGWGPDGSSWGGEWISIGPELDWSRVAHLEPLPLVGGEQAVREPWRILATALARSGRTDLFEKIPLANLVPPKKLLEVGQLSLSGTWPSASGAGRIFEAAGAMLGLAPVNRYEGEAAQLAEAAAGGRKGSTVWGELEFLLSRETRILPSAALLTEGARRLAEGEDPDEVASSFHATFARLVRCMTRNVAPSRTLPVAAGGGCLVNRLLRSGLRNEFSTEGIPLFLPSILPPGDGGLAFGQVVAASLVLQNHLDPVYLESPCSVL encoded by the coding sequence ATGGGTGGACTATCTTCTCCAGTGCCTGGAGACCAAGAGGACCGGATCCTGAATCGGAGCCGGGTCCGAAAGAGACTGACCTGCACAGGGCTGGTGCAGGGAGTCGGCTTCCGGCCGCTCGTACACCGTCTCGCGATCGAACGGGGACTTACCGGATCGGTATGGAACGATCCGGATGGAGCCGCGATCGAGATTGAAGGCTCAGAGGAACAAGTCCGCTCCTTTCTCGACGCACTGCCGGTGAGCCTTCCGGCCCTGGCCCGATTGGATCATCTGGAAATCCGGAACCTTCCTCCGAAAGGGGGCGCGGGATTTCGTGTGGATATGTCTCGAGTCGGTCAGAGGAAACGCGCTCTTCTTCCTCCCGATGCGGCCCTCTGTCCTGCATGCGATACGGAGATGTCGGATCCGGAAGACCGCCGGTACCGGTATCCCTTTACAACATGCACGGAATGCGGACCACGTTACACCCTGGTCCATGCCCTGCCCTACGACCGGTCCCGCACCTCCATGGCCTGTTTCCCCCTCTGCGAAGCCTGCGAGATGGAATATTCGACGGTCTCGGACAGGAGGTTTCATGCCGAGCCGATTGCATGTCCGGTCTGCGGACCCCGGTTGTGGCTGGTCGATTCCGGGGGCGGCCTGATCACCCGGGAGCACGTTGTAGATCGCGCGCGAAAGATGCTTGCAGAGGGATCCATCCTTGCAGTGAAAGGTCTCGGAGGATTTCAGCTCGCCTGCCGGGCTGACCGGAATCAGCCGGTCCGCAGACTCCGAACACTGAAAAACCGTTTAACCCGCCCCTTTGCACTTATGGGTCGCAGCATCGATGTCCTTAAAACGCTGGTCTCGCTATCCAACGAGGGAGAAACCCTGCTTCGATCCCCGCGGTCCCCCATCCTTCTTGCGCCGGTGCGGTCGGGCAGTTCTGTCGTTTCCGAGATCGCCCCGGGCCTCAAGGATCTGGGTGTGATGATCCCGACGACGCCGCTTCATCGGGAGCTCTTTCGGGATGCACCCTACGAAGTGCTGGTCATGACCTCGGGAAACCTGTCCGAGGAACCGATCTGTCGTGGAAACCGGGAGGCTATTGACAGGCTGGGACCCCTTTCCGACGCACTCCTTCTTCACGATCGGGACATTGTCCGGAGGGTGGATGACTCCGTTCTCCGACAGATAGACGAAGGTCCCGTTATGATTCGACGCTCCCGGGGATGGGTTCCCGATCCCCTGCCGCTTCCCCTTTCCCTGAAGGAACCGGTGCTTGCCCTGGGAGGGCACCTCCAGGTCACCGCCTGTATCGGGATCGGGGATCAAGCCTTTTTAACCCAGCATATTGGAGATCTGGATACACCGGCAGCCCGTGCCTTTCTGGAGGAGGCGGTGGAGGATCTGGAATCCTTTCTGGAAGTACGCCCGAAAGTGATCGTAACCGACATCCACCCAGATTATCCGACAACCTGGCTGGGGGAAAAGATGGCCGATTCGCGCGGCGGAAGGGTCATGCGGGTTCAGCACCATCTGGCCCACGCCTTCAGCCTGATGGGAGAAGAGGGCAGGATCCCCGGAGCGGATGAAAAGCAGCTCTCTATTCTTCTGGATGGAACCGGGTGGGGTCCCGACGGGAGTTCATGGGGGGGTGAGTGGATCTCAATCGGTCCTGAATTGGACTGGTCCCGGGTTGCCCATCTTGAGCCCCTGCCTCTCGTGGGAGGGGAGCAGGCCGTTCGGGAACCATGGCGCATCCTTGCGACAGCCCTGGCCCGATCGGGACGGACCGATCTCTTTGAAAAGATCCCTCTTGCCAACCTTGTCCCACCGAAAAAACTTCTTGAAGTAGGTCAGCTCTCTCTCTCCGGAACCTGGCCGTCAGCCTCAGGTGCGGGGCGAATCTTTGAGGCGGCGGGGGCCATGCTGGGTCTCGCACCCGTCAACCGCTACGAGGGGGAAGCGGCACAGCTTGCGGAAGCCGCCGCGGGCGGACGGAAGGGTTCAACCGTCTGGGGGGAGTTGGAATTCCTTCTTTCCAGAGAGACGAGAATTCTTCCCTCCGCCGCGCTGTTGACTGAAGGAGCCCGTCGTCTTGCGGAAGGGGAAGACCCGGATGAGGTGGCCTCGTCGTTTCACGCCACCTTTGCAAGGCTGGTGAGGTGCATGACTCGAAACGTTGCACCCTCAAGAACTCTTCCCGTGGCCGCGGGGGGAGGGTGCCTGGTCAATCGGCTTCTCCGATCCGGTCTTCGGAATGAATTTTCAACCGAAGGAATCCCTCTATTCCTGCCTTCGATCCTTCCTCCCGGGGACGGGGGGCTTGCCTTCGGCCAGGTTGTGGCTGCATCCCTGGTCCTGCAGAATCATCTCGATCCTGTGTACCTGGAAAGCCCTTGTTCCGTTCTATAA
- a CDS encoding HypC/HybG/HupF family hydrogenase formation chaperone, which yields MCLAVPMKLIERADTEGVVELNGVQRTVSLMLLPDARVGNYLLIHAGYALSEIDETEARETLALLGELAACAEEA from the coding sequence ATGTGCCTGGCCGTTCCCATGAAACTGATCGAACGCGCGGATACCGAGGGTGTCGTTGAGCTGAACGGTGTTCAAAGAACCGTCTCTCTCATGCTCTTACCCGATGCCCGCGTGGGAAACTATCTTCTCATTCACGCCGGCTATGCCCTGAGCGAAATCGACGAGACGGAAGCCCGGGAAACCCTGGCACTCCTCGGGGAACTTGCCGCATGCGCGGAAGAGGCATGA
- the hypD gene encoding hydrogenase formation protein HypD encodes MNTTDLYHDSRVVRSLVDQIHRASRGLPRSITIMEVCGTHTHAIARAGLRHLMPEEIRLISGPGCPVCVTPVSFLDRALVLGRRPSTRLATFGDLYRVPSSSLSLETAHAEGIQVDIVYSPRDCMKLARENPDELIIFLAVGFETTAPTIAALLVEADQSNLSNLMILPGNKIMPPPLRTLSEDPDLQVDGFLLPGHVSVVIGAAAYAFLPDEYEKFSAIVGFTPADILRGVLEIVKQVKDETPCVRNLYERVVSDGGNRNALALMDRVFHPCDAEWRGLGVIPGSGLTLREPFAHRNAERIDVDMSPAREPAGCRCGDILKGTLDPPGCPLFGKECHPDSPVGACMVSSEGSCSAWYRHEKRSL; translated from the coding sequence ATGAACACCACCGATCTCTATCATGACAGCCGGGTCGTTCGGTCCCTGGTGGATCAGATTCACAGGGCTTCCCGTGGCCTTCCCCGTTCGATCACGATCATGGAAGTCTGCGGTACCCATACCCATGCCATCGCCCGGGCCGGGCTGCGTCACCTTATGCCGGAAGAAATCCGCCTCATATCAGGGCCGGGATGCCCTGTCTGCGTCACCCCGGTTTCCTTTCTCGATCGGGCCCTGGTTCTGGGCCGAAGACCTTCCACCCGTCTGGCCACCTTTGGCGATCTCTACCGCGTTCCTTCCAGTTCCCTCTCCCTGGAGACGGCCCACGCAGAGGGAATTCAGGTGGATATCGTCTATTCTCCCCGGGACTGCATGAAACTGGCCCGGGAAAACCCGGATGAGTTGATCATCTTCCTGGCGGTCGGGTTCGAAACGACCGCACCTACGATTGCGGCCCTTCTTGTAGAGGCCGATCAATCCAACCTTTCGAACCTCATGATCCTTCCCGGCAACAAAATCATGCCCCCCCCGCTTCGTACTCTGTCCGAAGATCCGGACCTGCAGGTGGATGGGTTCCTTCTCCCCGGACACGTTTCGGTGGTCATTGGAGCGGCGGCCTACGCATTCCTGCCGGATGAGTATGAAAAGTTCTCCGCCATTGTCGGGTTTACGCCCGCGGATATCCTGCGGGGTGTCCTGGAAATCGTAAAACAGGTGAAGGATGAGACGCCCTGTGTCCGGAATCTCTACGAGCGGGTGGTGAGTGACGGGGGGAACCGGAATGCCCTTGCACTCATGGACCGGGTCTTTCACCCCTGCGATGCGGAGTGGCGGGGGCTGGGAGTGATCCCGGGCTCCGGCCTGACCCTGCGGGAGCCCTTCGCCCACCGGAATGCGGAGAGGATCGATGTGGACATGTCTCCCGCACGGGAACCGGCCGGCTGTCGATGCGGGGACATTCTTAAAGGGACCCTCGATCCGCCCGGGTGTCCGCTCTTTGGTAAAGAATGTCATCCCGATAGCCCTGTCGGTGCCTGTATGGTGTCCAGTGAGGGCTCCTGTTCCGCCTGGTATCGGCACGAGAAGAGATCGTTATGA
- the hypE gene encoding hydrogenase expression/formation protein HypE: protein MKPERLIQLAHGAGGRAMQSLIRDLFLNHFQNPHLEPLSDAAVLSPISGGRPALTTDGFVVDPPIFPGGDLGHLSICGTVNDLAVAGARPREITWALILEEGCPIDLVERCVISAAKAAREAGVSIVAGDTKVVPRGRGDRIFIVSAGLGIVPEGRDTGDHRLSTGDLLILSGPPGDHAAAIMAARHGLAPGSLVSDCAPVNGLVEALFEDKVDVHTMHDPTRGGLTAVLNEMAFRSGLALRIHESDVSINPAASTVFELLGLDFLSMASEGRILLALPSSHAERAIRCLRSHPLGRDASVIGEVLGPHQDRAPVTIKNAYGVERVLDLLSGSDLPRIC, encoded by the coding sequence ATGAAACCGGAACGATTAATCCAGTTAGCCCACGGAGCCGGCGGACGGGCCATGCAGAGCCTGATCCGGGATCTCTTTCTGAACCATTTTCAAAACCCCCATCTGGAGCCCCTGTCCGATGCAGCGGTTCTCTCCCCGATTTCGGGTGGAAGACCGGCACTGACGACCGACGGCTTTGTTGTGGATCCCCCGATCTTTCCCGGCGGAGATCTCGGCCACCTGTCCATCTGCGGTACGGTGAATGATCTGGCAGTGGCAGGGGCCCGTCCCAGGGAAATTACCTGGGCCCTGATCCTGGAAGAGGGTTGCCCCATCGACCTCGTGGAACGATGCGTGATCAGCGCCGCGAAGGCCGCCCGAGAGGCGGGTGTCTCCATCGTGGCGGGAGATACCAAGGTCGTACCCCGGGGCCGGGGAGACCGGATCTTTATCGTCTCGGCCGGTCTGGGTATAGTCCCGGAAGGAAGAGACACGGGAGACCACCGTCTCTCAACCGGGGACCTGCTGATCCTTTCCGGTCCGCCCGGGGATCACGCGGCCGCGATCATGGCCGCCCGGCACGGCCTGGCCCCGGGTTCCCTGGTGTCCGACTGCGCACCGGTCAACGGCCTGGTGGAAGCACTCTTTGAAGACAAAGTGGATGTCCACACGATGCATGACCCCACCCGGGGAGGATTGACGGCAGTCCTGAACGAAATGGCGTTCCGTTCCGGTCTGGCACTTCGAATTCATGAATCCGATGTTTCCATCAATCCCGCTGCCTCCACCGTGTTTGAGCTTCTGGGCCTGGATTTTCTTTCGATGGCATCCGAAGGAAGGATCCTCCTGGCTCTCCCCTCATCCCATGCAGAACGAGCCATTCGGTGTCTCCGTTCCCATCCCCTCGGCCGGGATGCCTCCGTGATCGGAGAGGTTCTCGGGCCCCATCAGGATCGCGCCCCCGTGACCATAAAGAACGCATACGGTGTGGAAAGGGTTCTGGACCTGCTTTCGGGATCGGACCTGCCAAGGATCTGCTGA
- a CDS encoding hydrogenase maturation protease, with protein MRYLLGLGNYTMGDDSIGLRIVEHIIQENLDRDFRAIDLSANAMNLLFYCTEETEKIVIVDAVDMGISPGEFRIFSPQDVDSFKPSTGMTTHESDILKVIQLGKKLGYTIPPIRILGIQPGTMASVMELSPLLQSRMKEYISTTLSAVIETE; from the coding sequence ATGCGATATCTCCTTGGCCTCGGCAACTACACGATGGGCGACGACTCCATCGGGCTCAGGATCGTGGAGCACATCATCCAGGAGAACCTGGACCGGGACTTTCGGGCTATCGACCTTTCCGCCAACGCCATGAACCTGCTCTTCTACTGCACCGAGGAAACGGAGAAGATCGTCATCGTGGACGCGGTGGACATGGGGATATCTCCCGGTGAATTTCGTATCTTTTCGCCCCAAGATGTCGATTCCTTTAAACCATCGACCGGGATGACCACCCACGAGAGCGACATCCTCAAGGTGATCCAGCTGGGGAAAAAGCTCGGATACACGATTCCCCCCATCCGAATCCTGGGAATTCAGCCCGGGACCATGGCCTCCGTCATGGAGCTGTCGCCCCTCCTCCAGTCACGAATGAAAGAGTATATTTCCACAACCCTTTCGGCCGTGATTGAAACAGAATAA